GGAATAGATGTCGGTGGAAGCACTACAAAAATAGTTGGGATCAGTGGAGAAGAAATAAAATCTCCAATGTTTATCACTGCTACTGATCCGGTGACTTCCTTGTTTGGAGCATTCGGAAAGTATATATACGATAATGGCATTCAGCTCTCGGATATTGAACAGGTGATGCTGACCGGTGTGGGGAGCGCTTTTGTGAATTCACCTTTGTACGGTCTGCCTACTTGTAAAACAGATGAATTTCTTGCTAATGGATTGGGGGCTCAGTATGCCATGGATATAGACCGGATGATTGTGGTCAGTATGGGAACGGGAACTTCTTTCGTGAGGATTGACGGAGGCAAGATAGAGCATATCGGCGGTATGGGTATTGGCGGTGGAACTTTGCAGGGGCTTTCACGTTTATTGTTAAAGACTCATGATATTCATCAGATATCCGATTTGGCGGTAAAGGGAGATGTGACTCGTGTAAATTTGCAGATCGGTGATATTTGTAATACGGCGTTGCCCGATTTGCCGGTAAATGCCACTGCCTCTTTATTCGGTAAGGCAGACAGCAATGCTTTGCCGGAAGATATTGCTTGCGGCATTATATATACTGTACTTCAGACAATTGGAGGAGCTGCCGTGCTTGCGGCTTTGAATAGTCCTGTCAAAGATTTTGTGCTGATTGGAAATCTTACACTGCTTCCGCAATGCCGTGAAGTATTTACCAAAATGGAAAGCATTTACCATGTACATTTTCATATACCGCCTTATGCAGAATACAGGACAGCGATAGGTGCGGCTCTGGCATATGTCAATCGTGATGAAGGCTGAATTTCAGAAAGAAGGATGATAGAAAGATTGGCTGTTTTGTTTTGTACTTCAAGAAATTACTTTTATCTTTGCGCCCGATTTAATGTGAATCAATATAAAGTCTCACTTAATTAACGAGTTAAACAAATTATTATTAATGGAAAATTTAAAGAATGTGGCTCCTATTGAAGACTTCAACTGGGATGCTTATGAGAACGGTGAATCCGTAGCAAGCACAAGTCATGAAGACTTGGAAAAAGCGTATGACACTACGCTGAACAAAGTTAACGACCGCGAGGTAGTTGACGGAACCGTAATTGCAATGAACAAGCGTGAAGTAGTTGTGAACATCGGTTACAAATCAGACGGTATCATTCCGATGAGTGAGTTCCGTTACAATCCGGATCTGAAAGTAGGTGATACCGTAGAGGTATATATTGAAAATCAGGAAGACAAGAAAGGACAGTTGGTCCTGTCTCATCGCAAAGCTCGTGCCACCCGTTCTTGGGATCGCGTTAACGCAGCTTTGGAAAATGAAGAAATTATCAAGGGTTACATTAAGTGCCGCACTAAGGGTGGTATGATTGTTGACGTATTCGGTATCGAAGCATTCTTGCCGGGTTCTCAAATAGACGTTAAGCCTATCCGTGACTATGATGTATTCGTTGGCAAAACTATGGAATTCAAGGTTGTCAAGATCAATCAGGAATTCAAGAATGTTGTTGTATCCCATAAAGCTCTTATCGAAGCTGAATTGGAGCAGCAGAAAAAAGAAATCATCGGTAAACTCGAAAAAGGACAAGTCCTCGAAGGTACTGTTAAGAATATCACTTCCTATGGTGTATTTATCGACCTGGGCGGCGTAGACGGTTTGATTCACATCACAGACCTTTCTTGGGGACGTGTCAGCGATCCGAAAGAAGTGGTTGAACTCGATCAGAAACTCAACGTTGTTATCCTTGATTTTGACGACGAGAAGAAGCGTATCGCTCTGGGCTTGAAACAACTTACTCCGCATCCGTGGGATGCCCTCGATCCTAACTTGAAGGTAGGCGACCACGTGAAGGGTAAAGTAGTCGTTATGGCTGACTACGGTGCATTCATCGAAATCGCAGCAGGTGTTGAAGGCTTGATTCACGTATCAGAAATGTCCTGGAGCCAACATTTGCGCTCTGCACAAGACTTCATGAAGGTAGGTGACGAAGTTGAAGCAGTAGTTCTGACTTTGGACCGCGAAGAACGTAAGATGTCTCTTGGCATCAAGCAACTGAAGGCTGACCCCTGGGAAACTATCGAAGAGAAATATCCTCTTGGCTCTAAGCACACAGCTAAGGTGCGCAACTTCACTAACTTCGGTGTATTCGTAGAAATCGAAGAAGGTGTAGATGGCTTGATTCATATCTCCGACCTGTCTTGGACTAAGAAGGTGAAACATCCTTCAGAATTCACTCAGATAGGTGCAGACATCGACGTACAGGTATTGGAAATCGATAAGGAAAACCGTCGTTTGAGCCTCGGCCACAAGCAACTCGAAGAAAATCCCTGGGATGTATTCGAAACTGTATTCACAGTAGGTTCGGTACACGAAGGTACTATCATCGAAATGCTGGATAAGGGTGCTGTTGTAGCTCTGCCTTACGGTGTAGAAGGTTTTGCAACTCCGAAGCACTTGGTTAAGGAAGATGGTTCACAAGCTCAGTTGGACGAGAAACTCGAATTCAAAGTTATCGAGTTCAACAAGGACGCTAAGCGCATCATCCTTTCCCACAGCCGCATCTTCGAAGATGTAGCTAAGGCAGAGGAAAGAGCTGAGAAGAAGGCATCCAAGAAGTCTTCTCCGAAGAGAGAAGAAACTCCTTCCATTCAGAATCAGGCAGCTTCTACCACTTTGGGTGACATTGATGCTTTGGCTGCTTTGAAAGAACAGATGGAAGCCGGAAAGAAGTAATCCAAACTTCTATCTATAAATAAAAGGTGAAGGGCACTTGTGTAAACAGGTGTCCTTTTCTTTTCCCTTCTTGAACAGATTGGATTAAGAAGAAAAATACTACCTTTGCGCTGTCATGGAAAAATTTGACTTACACATACTCGGCTGCGGATCGGCATTGCCCACTACCCGTCATTTCCCTACTTCACAGATAGTGAACGTACGCGACAAATTGTTTATGATAGATTGCGGTGAGGGGGCACAGTTGCAATTTCGCAAAACACACCTCAAGTTCTCACGGCTGACTCACATTTTTATTTCTCATTTGCATGGTGACCATTGCTTCGGGTTGCCGGGACTGATTTCCACGCTCAATCTTTTGGGACGTACGGCAGAATTGCATATTCATTCGCCGAAGGGGCTGGAAGCATTATTTGTTCCAATGTTGGCTTTCTTCAATCGTCAGATGACATATAAGGTGCTTTTCCATGAGTTTGATACAAGAGAACCTGCCATGATTTATGAAGACCGTTCGCTGACGGTGACTACCATCCCTTTACGTCATCGTATGCCGTGCTGTGGTTTCCTGTTTGAAGAAAAGAGGCGCTCTAATCATATATTGCGTGAGATGGTGGATTTTTATCAAGTGCCGGTATATGAGCTGAACCGCATAAAGAATGGGGCCGACTACGTGACGCCTGGAGGAGAAACAATTCCTAATAATCGTTTGACAATCCCTTCGGAGCAGCCTCGCAGCTATGCCTATTGCTCGGACACCATTTACTTGCCCTCTATTGCAGATCAGATAAGAGGTGTCGATTTACTGTTCCACGAAGCTACTTTTGCCAATGAAGACGCATCCCGCGCCAAGGAAACCTTTCATACCACGGCTGCCCAAGCAGCGCAGATAGCTCGTGATGCCGGAGTGAAGAAGTTGTTGATAGGGCATTTCTCTGCCCGCTACGATGATGAAAGTGCACTGCTGCAAGAAGCTTCTTCCATCTTTGCAGATACGCAACTTGCCAAAGAAACGCTTTGTGTGACGATATAAATTAAACTTTCAGTATCTTTGTCAGTCTAATAAACAAATGCGTATAGAAAATATATGAACCCTTCCTATAATGAACGTGAAGTATTGGCCCTTTTGCAGGACGAAAGTACACAAAAGCGGGGATTTGAGATGATTGTCGCCCGGTATAGCGAACAGCTTTATTGGCAAATCCGCCGTATGGTACTTTCTCATGAAGACGCTGATGATTTACTTCAGAATACTTTCATTAAGGCATGGATGAATATTGATTATTTCCGGGCGGAAGCTAAACTTTCTACGTG
Above is a window of Bacteroides helcogenes P 36-108 DNA encoding:
- the rpsA gene encoding 30S ribosomal protein S1, yielding MENLKNVAPIEDFNWDAYENGESVASTSHEDLEKAYDTTLNKVNDREVVDGTVIAMNKREVVVNIGYKSDGIIPMSEFRYNPDLKVGDTVEVYIENQEDKKGQLVLSHRKARATRSWDRVNAALENEEIIKGYIKCRTKGGMIVDVFGIEAFLPGSQIDVKPIRDYDVFVGKTMEFKVVKINQEFKNVVVSHKALIEAELEQQKKEIIGKLEKGQVLEGTVKNITSYGVFIDLGGVDGLIHITDLSWGRVSDPKEVVELDQKLNVVILDFDDEKKRIALGLKQLTPHPWDALDPNLKVGDHVKGKVVVMADYGAFIEIAAGVEGLIHVSEMSWSQHLRSAQDFMKVGDEVEAVVLTLDREERKMSLGIKQLKADPWETIEEKYPLGSKHTAKVRNFTNFGVFVEIEEGVDGLIHISDLSWTKKVKHPSEFTQIGADIDVQVLEIDKENRRLSLGHKQLEENPWDVFETVFTVGSVHEGTIIEMLDKGAVVALPYGVEGFATPKHLVKEDGSQAQLDEKLEFKVIEFNKDAKRIILSHSRIFEDVAKAEERAEKKASKKSSPKREETPSIQNQAASTTLGDIDALAALKEQMEAGKK
- the coaW gene encoding type II pantothenate kinase translates to MGIVIGIDVGGSTTKIVGISGEEIKSPMFITATDPVTSLFGAFGKYIYDNGIQLSDIEQVMLTGVGSAFVNSPLYGLPTCKTDEFLANGLGAQYAMDIDRMIVVSMGTGTSFVRIDGGKIEHIGGMGIGGGTLQGLSRLLLKTHDIHQISDLAVKGDVTRVNLQIGDICNTALPDLPVNATASLFGKADSNALPEDIACGIIYTVLQTIGGAAVLAALNSPVKDFVLIGNLTLLPQCREVFTKMESIYHVHFHIPPYAEYRTAIGAALAYVNRDEG
- a CDS encoding ribonuclease Z is translated as MEKFDLHILGCGSALPTTRHFPTSQIVNVRDKLFMIDCGEGAQLQFRKTHLKFSRLTHIFISHLHGDHCFGLPGLISTLNLLGRTAELHIHSPKGLEALFVPMLAFFNRQMTYKVLFHEFDTREPAMIYEDRSLTVTTIPLRHRMPCCGFLFEEKRRSNHILREMVDFYQVPVYELNRIKNGADYVTPGGETIPNNRLTIPSEQPRSYAYCSDTIYLPSIADQIRGVDLLFHEATFANEDASRAKETFHTTAAQAAQIARDAGVKKLLIGHFSARYDDESALLQEASSIFADTQLAKETLCVTI